TCAAGAATAAGAATACGCTCCTTAAGGAGTTTTTCAAAAAGAGTCATTTTTTACCTTTTAGTTTTTTTAAATTATAACGATTAAACCGGATAATTGCGACCCCCACAGGGGGTAAGTACTTTTACGTAATTATTTTCAGCCGTTCCCGGCTGAAAATAATTTCTAAAGTACTAAATAAGGAGTTTTTTCAAAAAGAGTCATAGCACCTTTTAGTTCTTGTGATTATTAATCCTGATAATCGTGACCCCCACAGGGGGTAAGTACTTTTACGTAATTATTTTCAGCCGTTCCCGGCTGAAAATAATTTCTAAAGTACTAAATTCCGAGGGCTTTCCAGATAGCAGTGGTAGGAGCAACCTGGTTCATTGTAAAAAAGTGAAGACCCGGCGCACCTCCGTCAAGCAGCCTTTGGCAAAGGTCAGTTGTTACATCGATACCGAACTTCCTTAACAACTCAAGATCACTGCCATAACCTTCCAGCCTTTTTCTCAGCCAGCGGGGTATTTCTGCACCGCAGGTATCACTAAAACGGGCAAGCTGCTCGTAATTGGTTATGGGCATAATGCCGGGAACAATGGGAACCTGTACTCCACGCTCCGCGCATTCATCGATAAACCTGAAATAGGCATCGGCATTGTAAAAGTATTGTGTTATGGCCGAATCAGCCCCTGCTTTCACCTTTCCGGCAAAATTATCAAGATCCGACTCTGCATCAGTCGCCTGGGGATGAATTTCGGGATAGGCCGCCACCTCAATGTAAAAATGGTCTCCCGTCTCTTCCCTGATAAACTGCACCAGTTCATTGGCGTAACGAAAATCACCGATACCGACACCCATTCCCGAAGGAAGGTCGCCGCGGAGCGCCACAATACGGTCAATTCCTTTATCCATATAGGTTTTAAGAAGATGTAATACCTCCGACCTGGTCGATCCTATGCAGGAGAGATGAGGCGCCACTTCATAACCGGCATCTTTCAGACTAAAAACCGTCTCCATGGTCCCCTGCTGGGTACTGCCGCCTGCTCCAAAGGTAACAGAAAAATATTCAGGCCCAAGCGCAGCCAGTTCATCTCTTGTCCTCCCGAGTTTGACCACCCCCTCTTCCGTCTTGGGCGGAAAAAATTCCATACTGAAAACTTTTTTCTTTTTCTCCGGTTTTTTCATGGCGCCTATAATATATGAGATCCCCTGTAAATGCAAGCTGTGGAAAAGAAAACAGGCTGAAAGAAAGTATCCCGGAAAGCGGTTGACAAAACCACGGGCTACAGGGAATCTGTGACAGGCTGTTCAAAACAGGGAAGTTGCGCCCGACAAGAGCAGCATAGAAGGAGAAGCAAAAAAAGGGAGGCTTAAAGCCTCCCCTGTTTTTCTTAAAGACTGACGATCAGTTTTCCTCGCCTGTATACTCCGGCCTGTCCAGGATGGGGATAAGGTTGTTTGACCAGTGAAGCCTTCGTCTAACCTTGTCAAAGGTAATCACTCTTACGTCTCGGGCCTTGAATTCGACAGTATCCTCAAAAACATAAGGCTTTACGCCCTCTTTTTTGGAGTCAAGCATGGTAACCCTGATCGTATGTATTCCGGGCACAATGGGAAGAACATCGTAAATAACGGCAACGGCATCTCTTTTTCTTCCCGTAGGCTGGTACTCTTTTTGATGGATTTTTTTACCATCAATAAAAACCTCCATTGCTGTTGGAAATCTTTCTCTTGTCGTCGTGGCCCTGCTCTTCAAGCTCATTCTGACTTTTTTGTCCTTTTTAAGAGCCTTCCTGTACTCTCTGGCCTTTTTTCTAAGAGAACCGACTTCATCATATTCCTGTACTCTCTGCCCCGTATGCTGAAAAGCAAGTTTCAGCTCAGCCGCACTATCGGGATAAAAGGGATAAGGCACTGCTGTATACTTCATGACAAAGAGAGCAGGCAGCAACAGAATAATAACACCGAGTATCCAGTTGGGTTTTGTCATTTTAGTTACCTCCTTTTTCTGTCTCGGGAAGGTCTTTTAAATATTCCCTGAAAGAATTGATTTCTCCGAGAAAGTCGCTCTTTTGGACTTCCGACGAGAGGGAGAAGCGAATTCGTGACTGATCGATGTTTTTCCGCATAACAGGCTTTCTTTCCCCTTTCACTCTTGCAACAAGATGAACATTTCCATACCTGTAGTGGCAGTCATTAACCTGACATCCCGAAATAAGAACGCCATCGAGGCCTTCAAGAAGCGGAATGGCGACCATAGACGGCTGAACCATTCCCATACAGGGCATCCTGATACAGCCGACAGAGGTCTTGCACTCCACTTTCTGACAGATAGAGGGAGGATTACTGTTTTCACACATAAAGATGAATACCTTGGGGCCGTCATCAGGATTAGCTTTAACCGTTCTGGACAGGGTGGTAATCCTCTCCTTTATATCTTTCTCAAGCAGGAAGGGCATGTCAATGGCCTTGTAGTCACAAGCTCCCACGCAAATACCGCAACTTGCACATCGTGACGGTTCGACAACCGCTTCGAGAGGCCAGCTTCGTCCGTCCGTTCTCGGTCTTACGAAAACAGCCTCGTAAGGACAATCCCTGACACACTGTTCGCATCCGGTACAGTTTTCATAAATAACTTCTGCCGCTTCTCTCCGGCGCACTTTCCCGTACCAGGGAAGAAAGGTGAGAAAAAGCGTTACCACTACCAAAACTACCCATACCGCCCAAACAGGAATCATCTGGATAAGCGGGAGAAAAAACATGTAGAACCAGTCAAATTGGACTTCCGCAGGGAGTCTGCTCAGGTCTGCCGGGGGACCGCTGGTAGCAGGCCTGATAAATGAAACGATAACGAGAGCCGCTACAATAAGATACATCAACTCTTTGGGAGGATTGATCTTTGCATTACGCATCCTCATTACATGGGCCATAAAGAGCAGGAGCAGGAAAACAGGCGTAGCAAAGTGGATGAAAAGAACAATGTAAAAGAAAAAGTCCGACGGCATTTGCGCAAAAGCAAAGGATAGAGGCTTGCTCATTACAGGAAGCACATCGACGAGAAGCGCTGAAACCCAGGCTATAAACATGGCAAGCTCATCCCAGACCATGATATAACCGAAGAGACCGCATATAATAAGAAACCAGATAGTGGCAACACCGGAAACCCAGGCAAGCCATCTCCAGTACCTGTACCTGTTTGTAACAAATACATGGATCGTATGCAGGACGGCAGCCACAACAAGGCCGCCTGATGAATAGCGGTGGAGACTGCGCATAAGGCCTCCCAGGTACCATTGTTCATGTGTCAGGTATTCAATAGACTGGTAGGCCGTCTTTGCTGAAATGTCATAGAAGAGAAAAAGGTATAGCCCTGTAGCAACCAGTATCCATGTCATAAAAAAGCAAATTGATCCAAACCAGTACATGGGATTCAACCTGGGAGTGAATATTTTATTCATCCCGTATTCAATCCAGCTCCACCCCCTGTGAAGCTGATGCATGATAAACCCTTCGTTCATAGTTCTACCTCTCCAGTGTTATAAGGTTTCTTCTTTATTAGCCGGTTCTTTGCCAAAAGTTTTTAAAAGCCATTTTTTAATGTCATTCTTGAAATATAAACCGCCAACAAGAAGAATGACAACAGCCTGAAGCACAACGCCAAGAATATAGGAATAATCGACGTAATATTCCCCTGTTTCCGGATTGTACCTGATACAGA
The Deltaproteobacteria bacterium genome window above contains:
- the metF gene encoding methylenetetrahydrofolate reductase [NAD(P)H], encoding MKKPEKKKKVFSMEFFPPKTEEGVVKLGRTRDELAALGPEYFSVTFGAGGSTQQGTMETVFSLKDAGYEVAPHLSCIGSTRSEVLHLLKTYMDKGIDRIVALRGDLPSGMGVGIGDFRYANELVQFIREETGDHFYIEVAAYPEIHPQATDAESDLDNFAGKVKAGADSAITQYFYNADAYFRFIDECAERGVQVPIVPGIMPITNYEQLARFSDTCGAEIPRWLRKRLEGYGSDLELLRKFGIDVTTDLCQRLLDGGAPGLHFFTMNQVAPTTAIWKALGI
- a CDS encoding hydrogenase iron-sulfur subunit, whose protein sequence is MNEGFIMHQLHRGWSWIEYGMNKIFTPRLNPMYWFGSICFFMTWILVATGLYLFLFYDISAKTAYQSIEYLTHEQWYLGGLMRSLHRYSSGGLVVAAVLHTIHVFVTNRYRYWRWLAWVSGVATIWFLIICGLFGYIMVWDELAMFIAWVSALLVDVLPVMSKPLSFAFAQMPSDFFFYIVLFIHFATPVFLLLLFMAHVMRMRNAKINPPKELMYLIVAALVIVSFIRPATSGPPADLSRLPAEVQFDWFYMFFLPLIQMIPVWAVWVVLVVVTLFLTFLPWYGKVRRREAAEVIYENCTGCEQCVRDCPYEAVFVRPRTDGRSWPLEAVVEPSRCASCGICVGACDYKAIDMPFLLEKDIKERITTLSRTVKANPDDGPKVFIFMCENSNPPSICQKVECKTSVGCIRMPCMGMVQPSMVAIPLLEGLDGVLISGCQVNDCHYRYGNVHLVARVKGERKPVMRKNIDQSRIRFSLSSEVQKSDFLGEINSFREYLKDLPETEKGGN